A genomic region of Streptosporangium lutulentum contains the following coding sequences:
- a CDS encoding MarR family winged helix-turn-helix transcriptional regulator, which produces MKPIGYWLNRTDEALTHHMNGMLNEFGLTRIAWQVLNVVEDTPQVSDTDVLSVLAANADVPTLTAVIETVLADGWVTRPTSDRLTLTSDGRRRLAKVAERVNAFRELSMSGISMNEYLTAVGVLERMTHNIEARRTGIER; this is translated from the coding sequence ATGAAACCCATCGGTTACTGGCTCAACCGCACCGACGAAGCCCTCACCCATCACATGAACGGCATGCTGAACGAGTTCGGCCTCACCCGGATCGCCTGGCAGGTCCTCAACGTCGTCGAAGACACCCCTCAGGTCTCGGACACCGACGTCCTATCGGTCCTCGCGGCCAACGCCGATGTCCCCACCCTGACCGCCGTCATCGAAACCGTGCTCGCCGACGGTTGGGTGACCCGCCCCACATCGGACCGGCTCACCCTCACCTCCGACGGACGTCGGCGTCTGGCCAAGGTCGCCGAACGCGTCAACGCGTTTCGTGAGCTGTCGATGTCTGGCATATCCATGAACGAGTACCTCACGGCCGTCGGCGTCCTCGAACGCATGACCCACAACATCGAGGCCCGCCGGACAGGAATCGAACGATGA